In Hasllibacter sp. MH4015, the following proteins share a genomic window:
- a CDS encoding response regulator, with amino-acid sequence MDGTVLVADDDRTIRTVLTQALTRAGCKVHATSSLMTLMRWVEEGKGDLVISDVVMPDGNGLETLPKITERRPGLPVIIISAQNTIMTAIQATEKDAYDYLPKPFDLPDLMKRASRALQEKRRVAAPARSTPDMQLPGEGEDLPLVGRTPLMQALYRLVARVMNTDLTVLITGESGTGKSLIARAIHDFSDRRTLPFVVASAADLDGADGPSTMLNRAKGGSILFDEVGDLGEEAQAKIVRMLDAMPDNAPRIMATSQKDLMDKMEAGQFRQDLFYRLGGVGVAVPSLRERVEDIPLLATHFLARAERDGAPARRFSDEAAELIRAYSWPGNVRQLENTVRRLTVTGQTEEITRAEVEAVLGSQPAIEPLIAGGGEGDKLSASVAKHLRRYFDLHGGVLPAPGLYTRILREVEMPLIEIALDATGGNQAKCADLLGINRNTLRKKITDLDIRVTRRRKLM; translated from the coding sequence ATGGACGGCACCGTACTTGTCGCCGATGACGACCGCACGATCCGCACCGTGCTGACCCAGGCGCTCACGCGCGCGGGCTGCAAGGTTCACGCAACGTCCAGCCTGATGACGCTGATGCGGTGGGTGGAAGAAGGGAAGGGCGATCTTGTGATCTCGGACGTCGTCATGCCCGATGGCAACGGGTTGGAGACCTTGCCGAAGATCACGGAGCGCCGACCCGGCCTTCCGGTCATCATCATATCGGCCCAGAACACGATCATGACGGCCATTCAGGCGACGGAGAAAGACGCTTACGATTACCTGCCCAAACCCTTCGACCTGCCGGATTTGATGAAACGGGCATCGCGGGCCTTGCAGGAAAAACGCCGGGTGGCGGCGCCTGCAAGATCGACGCCGGACATGCAATTGCCCGGCGAGGGCGAGGATCTGCCGCTGGTGGGCCGCACACCGCTGATGCAGGCGCTCTACCGGCTTGTGGCACGGGTGATGAACACGGATTTGACGGTCCTCATCACCGGCGAAAGCGGGACTGGCAAATCCCTTATCGCACGGGCGATCCACGATTTTTCCGACCGGCGCACCTTGCCGTTCGTCGTGGCCTCTGCCGCCGATCTTGACGGAGCCGACGGGCCTTCGACGATGCTGAACCGGGCCAAGGGCGGCTCGATCCTGTTCGACGAAGTCGGTGATCTGGGCGAGGAGGCGCAGGCCAAGATCGTGCGAATGCTCGACGCCATGCCCGACAATGCGCCTCGCATCATGGCGACGTCCCAAAAGGATCTGATGGACAAGATGGAGGCGGGGCAGTTCCGGCAGGACCTGTTCTACCGCTTGGGTGGTGTCGGCGTGGCGGTGCCGTCCTTGCGGGAGCGGGTAGAGGACATTCCCCTTCTTGCCACCCATTTCCTCGCGCGCGCCGAACGGGATGGGGCACCCGCCCGCAGGTTCTCGGACGAGGCGGCGGAGTTGATCCGCGCCTATTCCTGGCCCGGAAATGTGCGGCAATTGGAGAACACTGTGCGCCGTCTGACCGTTACGGGGCAAACCGAGGAAATCACCCGTGCGGAGGTCGAAGCCGTTCTCGGCAGCCAGCCTGCCATCGAGCCGCTGATCGCGGGCGGCGGGGAGGGGGACAAGCTTTCCGCCAGCGTTGCCAAGCACTTGCGTCGTTACTTCGATCTCCACGGGGGTGTTTTGCCGGCCCCGGGCCTCTACACCCGCATCTTGCGGGAGGTAGAGATGCCTTTGATCGAGATCGCGCTGGACGCGACGGGCGGCAATCAGGCCAAATGTGCCGACCTTCTGGGCATCAACCGCAATACCTTGAGAAAAAAGATCACCGATCTGGATATTCGCGTGACACGACGCCGCAAATTGATGTAA
- the dusB gene encoding tRNA dihydrouridine synthase DusB → MAGITDLPFRRLVSRFGAGLVVSEMVASQEMVEAKPSVRARAELGFGEQATAVQLAGREAHWMAEAARIAEGQGARIIDINMGCPAKKVVGGMSGSALMRDLDHALRLIEAVVGAVTVPVTLKTRLGWDDDTLNAADLARRAEDAGIAMITIHGRTRCQFYNGHADWSAIRDVKDAVGIPVIANGDVTDAPAAAQALRCSGADGVMVGRGIQGQPWLLAEIGAALFGAPAPDVPRGDALADMVIGHYRDMLDFYGRDLGLRVARKHLGWYMDGARSPASLRKRLLTTKAPQDVIAALPEALAHAPERVAA, encoded by the coding sequence ATGGCCGGGATCACCGATTTGCCGTTCCGTAGGTTGGTCAGCCGGTTCGGGGCAGGGCTGGTCGTGTCGGAGATGGTGGCAAGCCAGGAGATGGTGGAGGCCAAGCCCTCCGTCCGGGCGCGGGCGGAACTGGGATTCGGAGAGCAGGCGACGGCGGTGCAGCTGGCCGGGCGGGAAGCCCACTGGATGGCGGAAGCCGCGCGGATCGCCGAGGGGCAGGGCGCGCGGATCATTGATATCAACATGGGGTGTCCGGCCAAGAAGGTGGTGGGCGGTATGTCGGGCTCCGCCCTAATGCGCGACCTGGACCACGCCCTGCGCCTGATCGAAGCGGTCGTGGGGGCCGTCACCGTGCCGGTGACACTCAAGACGCGGCTTGGGTGGGACGACGACACACTGAACGCCGCTGATCTGGCCCGCCGGGCGGAGGATGCGGGGATCGCGATGATCACCATCCATGGCCGTACGAGATGTCAGTTCTACAACGGTCACGCCGATTGGTCCGCGATCCGTGACGTGAAAGATGCCGTGGGCATCCCCGTCATCGCCAATGGTGATGTCACCGACGCGCCCGCCGCGGCCCAGGCGTTGAGATGTTCCGGTGCCGATGGCGTCATGGTCGGACGCGGCATTCAGGGACAACCGTGGCTGTTGGCGGAGATCGGGGCGGCCCTGTTCGGCGCGCCCGCGCCCGATGTCCCGCGTGGTGACGCGCTTGCGGACATGGTGATCGGACATTATCGCGACATGCTCGACTTCTATGGCCGGGACCTTGGCCTGCGCGTCGCGCGGAAACATCTGGGGTGGTACATGGATGGCGCGCGCTCACCCGCCTCCCTGCGCAAGCGCCTGCTGACCACAAAGGCGCCCCAAGACGTGATCGCGGCCCTGCCGGAGGCTTTGGCCCACGCGCCCGAACGGGTGGCGGCATGA
- a CDS encoding bifunctional 2-C-methyl-D-erythritol 4-phosphate cytidylyltransferase/2-C-methyl-D-erythritol 2,4-cyclodiphosphate synthase, with protein MDQRPENLTAVIVAAGRGTRAGGDVPKQWRAIAGRSVVEWTVSQFTAHPAGIGVVLVIHPDDASRLDGLELPSTLRVVHGGADRAASVRAGLAACPEGIVLIHDVARPCVSPEVISAVIDGVRRHGAAAPALAVTDALWRGSEIVEGTQDRGGLWRAQTPQGFGTAAIIAAHDAFKGAPADDVEVARAAGIEVAIVPGDEANLKITGPEDFARAQALLRGDKMDIRVGNGFDVHRFGPGDHVMLCGVAVPHTRGLQGHSDADVGLHTVTDAIYGALAEGDIGTHFPPTDPKWKGAESHIFLTHAVDLVAERGFSITHADLTLICEQPKIGPVAAQMRERLADLLRVDVARVSVKATTSERLGFTGREEGIAALANVTLVKT; from the coding sequence ATGGATCAGCGCCCCGAAAATCTGACCGCCGTGATCGTGGCCGCCGGACGCGGCACACGCGCCGGTGGGGACGTGCCAAAGCAGTGGCGCGCGATAGCGGGACGCAGCGTCGTGGAATGGACCGTTTCGCAATTCACGGCGCATCCGGCCGGGATTGGTGTGGTGCTGGTTATCCACCCCGATGATGCAAGTCGTCTGGACGGTCTGGAGCTGCCGAGCACCCTGCGCGTCGTCCATGGTGGGGCGGATCGCGCGGCATCGGTCAGGGCCGGTCTGGCGGCATGTCCGGAGGGGATCGTCCTGATCCATGATGTGGCCCGGCCCTGTGTTTCGCCTGAGGTAATCTCCGCCGTGATCGACGGCGTGCGCCGCCACGGGGCCGCGGCCCCTGCCCTCGCCGTGACAGACGCGCTTTGGCGCGGCTCAGAGATCGTGGAAGGCACGCAGGATCGCGGCGGGCTTTGGCGTGCACAGACGCCGCAGGGCTTTGGGACGGCTGCGATCATCGCGGCCCACGATGCGTTCAAGGGCGCGCCCGCCGATGACGTGGAGGTGGCGCGCGCAGCGGGGATCGAGGTGGCGATCGTACCCGGGGACGAAGCCAACCTGAAGATCACCGGACCCGAGGATTTCGCGCGGGCGCAGGCGCTGTTAAGAGGGGACAAGATGGATATTCGTGTCGGCAACGGATTTGACGTGCATCGCTTTGGCCCCGGCGACCACGTGATGCTCTGTGGCGTGGCCGTTCCCCATACCCGCGGGCTACAGGGCCATTCGGATGCGGATGTAGGCCTGCACACGGTCACGGACGCCATCTATGGCGCATTGGCGGAGGGGGATATCGGCACCCACTTCCCGCCAACCGACCCGAAATGGAAAGGCGCGGAAAGCCATATTTTCCTGACCCATGCCGTGGATCTTGTGGCCGAGCGGGGATTTTCAATCACGCACGCCGACCTGACATTGATCTGCGAGCAGCCCAAGATCGGGCCGGTCGCGGCACAGATGCGCGAGAGGCTCGCCGATCTGCTTCGCGTCGACGTGGCCCGCGTTTCCGTGAAGGCCACGACCAGCGAACGCCTTGGCTTCACGGGCCGGGAGGAAGGCATCGCGGCTTTGGCCAATGTGACGTTGGTCAAGACATGA
- a CDS encoding nitrogen regulation protein NR(II) — translation MTQWTNALWASLPIPALILDAEDRIRDVNPAAETFLNASMKSLDGHPVWDKIFVDAPLEDSFARVRSAQAPLFVNAVDVGTGSRKPVACDVQIAGLADKPDHVLVLLENRELVGRMDRAMSSKSAAKSAIGMAEMLAHEIKNPLAGITGAAQLISMNASAEDRELTDLIVEETRRVLKLLEQVEDFGNVRPPDRRAVNIHDVLDRARKSAALGFAAHMVIEDDYDPSLPATWADPDQILQVILNLLKNAAEAGSEGGTIRLRTFYELGLKVRRRDGSGGSVPLQIEVIDDGPGIPPDIAGDVFEPFVSGRENGTGLGLALIAKIVADHEGWISVDSVPGHTVFRISLPTAPKDATP, via the coding sequence ATGACGCAATGGACGAATGCGCTTTGGGCATCCTTGCCGATCCCGGCGCTGATCCTCGACGCCGAAGATCGCATTCGCGACGTTAATCCGGCGGCGGAGACATTCCTGAACGCGTCGATGAAATCCCTGGACGGCCATCCGGTCTGGGACAAGATTTTCGTTGATGCGCCGCTGGAAGACAGTTTCGCGCGGGTCCGCTCCGCCCAAGCGCCGCTTTTCGTCAATGCCGTCGATGTCGGCACGGGCAGCCGCAAGCCCGTGGCCTGTGACGTGCAGATCGCGGGGCTGGCGGACAAGCCCGACCATGTCCTTGTGCTTCTGGAAAACCGCGAATTGGTGGGGCGCATGGACCGCGCCATGTCGTCCAAATCTGCCGCGAAATCCGCCATCGGCATGGCCGAGATGCTCGCCCACGAGATCAAGAATCCGCTTGCCGGCATCACCGGCGCGGCGCAGCTGATCTCCATGAATGCCAGCGCGGAGGATCGGGAACTGACCGACCTGATCGTGGAGGAAACGCGCCGCGTTCTGAAGCTGTTGGAGCAGGTGGAGGATTTCGGCAATGTCCGCCCGCCCGATCGCCGTGCCGTCAATATCCACGACGTGCTCGACCGGGCCCGGAAATCCGCGGCCCTTGGTTTTGCGGCCCATATGGTGATCGAGGACGATTATGACCCGTCACTTCCGGCCACCTGGGCCGATCCGGACCAGATCCTGCAAGTGATCCTGAACCTCCTCAAGAACGCGGCGGAGGCGGGAAGTGAAGGCGGCACGATCCGCTTGCGCACGTTCTATGAGCTTGGCCTGAAGGTGCGTCGCCGCGACGGGTCGGGCGGTTCGGTTCCCCTCCAGATCGAGGTGATTGACGACGGTCCGGGCATCCCGCCCGATATCGCGGGGGACGTGTTCGAGCCATTCGTGTCGGGGCGGGAAAACGGCACCGGCCTTGGCCTTGCCCTGATCGCGAAGATCGTGGCCGATCACGAGGGCTGGATTTCCGTCGACAGCGTGCCGGGGCACACCGTGTTCCGCATCTCCCTTCCGACCGCGCCCAAGGATGCCACGCCATGA